The Yoonia sp. SS1-5 genome contains a region encoding:
- a CDS encoding hydroxymethylglutaryl-CoA lyase: protein MPDFVRLHEVGPRDGLQNEAGLIPVADKVALIDLLSQSGLRNIEVGSFVSPKWVPQMADTNRVLAALTPRDGVRYAVLVPNMRGWQGFAEARIAGVAYDVAVFISASEGFSQNNLNCSIADSISRLAPVVQAAEAAGVGLRGYVSCVTDCPFDGPVPPDAVARAVAGLRRLAPMPISLGDTIGKGTPERMTAMLKAVMQEVPVEMLAGHYHDTGGQALSNIAASLALGVRAFDSAVGGLGGCPYAPGAPGNVATEAVLEMLHDAGYETGVDPAVIARAATLAGAMR from the coding sequence ATGCCTGATTTTGTTCGTCTGCACGAGGTTGGCCCCCGTGATGGCTTGCAAAACGAGGCAGGCCTGATCCCGGTTGCGGATAAGGTCGCCCTGATTGATTTGCTAAGCCAGTCCGGCCTGCGCAATATCGAGGTTGGCAGTTTTGTCAGCCCCAAATGGGTGCCACAGATGGCCGACACCAACCGTGTTCTGGCAGCCCTCACCCCAAGGGACGGGGTCCGCTATGCGGTTCTTGTCCCCAATATGCGCGGATGGCAGGGGTTTGCAGAGGCCCGTATCGCAGGTGTTGCCTACGATGTTGCCGTTTTCATTTCAGCGTCGGAAGGGTTTTCCCAGAATAACCTGAACTGTTCGATTGCCGACTCGATCAGTCGCCTGGCCCCGGTTGTGCAGGCGGCCGAAGCTGCGGGCGTGGGGCTACGCGGCTATGTATCTTGCGTGACCGATTGCCCCTTTGATGGCCCGGTGCCCCCGGATGCGGTCGCCCGCGCCGTCGCGGGCCTGCGCCGACTGGCCCCGATGCCCATATCGCTGGGCGACACGATTGGCAAAGGCACGCCAGAGCGGATGACCGCAATGTTGAAGGCCGTCATGCAGGAGGTGCCGGTGGAGATGCTTGCCGGCCACTATCACGATACCGGTGGTCAAGCGCTGTCAAACATCGCGGCCTCGCTGGCGCTGGGCGTCCGTGCGTTTGACAGCGCCGTGGGCGGTCTTGGCGGTTGTCCCTACGCCCCCGGCGCCCCGGGCAATGTTGCGACCGAGGCGGTGCTCGAGATGCTGCATGATGCGGGATATGAAACAGGTGTCGATCCGGCGGTGATCGCCCGGGCTGCCACCCTTGCGGGAGCCATGCGATGA
- a CDS encoding carboxyl transferase domain-containing protein, whose protein sequence is MNDLTSSRATHEAALADITEAAAKAALGGGEKSRARHLSRGKMLPRDRVANLLDPGSSFLEVGATAAHGMYDGAAPCGGVIAGVGTVHGQDVMVVCNDATVKGGTYFPITVKKHLRAQEIAEACNLPCVYLVDSGGANLPNQDEVFPDRDHFGRIFYNQAQMSAKGIPQIAVVMGSCTAGGAYVPAMADVSIIVKEQGTIFLAGPPLVKAATGEVVSAEDLGGGDVHTRLSGVADYLAEDDAHALALARQAVASCSLRKDPDVLRKPPVPPAVDPDTLFDVIPADLRTPYDIREVIRRIVDGSHLDEFKARFGETLVCGFAHIDGWPCGIVANNGVLFSESAQKGAHFVELCSQRKIPLVFLQNITGFMVGQKYENEGIARHGAKMVTAVATTKVPKITMIVGGSFGAGNYGMSGRAYSPNFMWSWPTSRISVMGGEQAAGVLATVKRDAIERGGGAWSAEEEAAYKQPTIDMFAEQSHPLYASARLWDDGVIDPRKSREVLALSLSAALNAPIDDTRFGVFRM, encoded by the coding sequence ATGAATGACTTAACCAGTTCGCGCGCAACGCATGAGGCGGCACTGGCCGACATCACCGAGGCTGCCGCAAAGGCCGCGTTGGGCGGCGGCGAAAAATCCCGCGCCCGTCATCTGTCACGCGGCAAGATGTTGCCCCGTGATCGCGTGGCGAACCTGCTTGATCCCGGTTCCTCGTTTCTGGAAGTGGGCGCAACGGCAGCCCACGGCATGTATGATGGGGCTGCCCCCTGCGGCGGTGTGATCGCCGGGGTCGGGACAGTCCACGGGCAGGACGTCATGGTCGTGTGCAATGATGCGACCGTCAAAGGTGGGACGTATTTCCCGATCACCGTCAAAAAGCACCTGCGCGCACAGGAAATCGCCGAGGCCTGCAATCTGCCTTGCGTCTATCTGGTCGACAGTGGCGGCGCGAACCTGCCAAATCAGGACGAGGTTTTCCCTGACCGCGACCACTTTGGCCGGATCTTCTATAATCAGGCGCAGATGTCTGCCAAAGGCATCCCGCAAATCGCTGTTGTGATGGGGTCCTGCACCGCCGGTGGTGCCTATGTACCTGCCATGGCCGATGTGTCGATCATCGTCAAAGAGCAGGGCACTATCTTTCTGGCCGGCCCCCCGCTGGTCAAGGCGGCCACGGGCGAGGTGGTCAGCGCCGAAGATCTGGGCGGCGGCGACGTGCATACGCGCCTGTCAGGGGTTGCCGACTATCTGGCCGAGGATGACGCCCATGCTTTGGCTTTGGCCCGGCAGGCTGTGGCCTCCTGCAGTTTGCGCAAGGATCCCGATGTCCTTCGCAAGCCGCCCGTGCCACCTGCCGTTGATCCCGACACTCTGTTTGACGTGATCCCCGCTGATCTACGCACCCCTTATGATATCCGCGAGGTGATCCGCCGGATCGTTGACGGATCACATCTGGATGAATTCAAGGCCCGCTTTGGCGAAACGCTTGTCTGCGGTTTTGCCCATATTGATGGGTGGCCCTGTGGCATCGTTGCCAATAACGGGGTGCTGTTTTCCGAAAGCGCACAAAAGGGCGCGCATTTTGTGGAATTATGCAGTCAGCGTAAGATCCCGCTGGTGTTTCTGCAGAACATCACCGGATTCATGGTTGGTCAGAAATACGAAAACGAGGGTATCGCGCGGCATGGGGCAAAGATGGTCACCGCCGTGGCGACAACGAAGGTTCCCAAGATCACGATGATTGTCGGTGGCTCCTTCGGGGCGGGAAATTATGGCATGTCTGGAAGAGCTTACAGCCCGAACTTCATGTGGTCATGGCCGACATCCCGGATTTCGGTGATGGGGGGCGAACAGGCGGCTGGTGTGCTGGCGACAGTCAAGCGCGACGCGATTGAGCGTGGCGGCGGCGCTTGGTCGGCCGAAGAAGAAGCCGCCTATAAGCAGCCCACCATTGATATGTTTGCTGAACAGTCGCATCCGCTTTATGCCAGCGCGCGGCTCTGGGATGATGGGGTGATTGACCCGCGCAAAAGCCGCGAGGTTCTGGCCTTGTCCCTGTCCGCCGCCCTGAATGCCCCGATAGACGACACACGCTTTGGCGTGTTCCGGATGTAA
- a CDS encoding glutathione S-transferase family protein: MIRLHHVPQTRSMRSLWLLHELDVSFVVQTYPFDKTLRQEPYVSLNPTGRVPTLQLDDIVLTESGAITEYLCERFPEAGLGRDPGHAERAAWLNWLHFAETISHHAATLTQQHIMLREDHMRSPIIMQLEAKRLARTLRTVEAGLSSDYLLSEFSAADISVGQAVYMAMHYVRLDDFPRLTAWFNRLCARPAWAKSLPAGDVLFKQTFYPPWEASDARPDPSQVKVPSDA, from the coding sequence ATGATCCGGCTGCATCACGTCCCCCAGACCCGGTCGATGCGCAGCCTGTGGCTTTTGCATGAGCTTGATGTCAGCTTTGTTGTGCAGACCTACCCGTTTGACAAGACGCTCCGGCAGGAGCCTTACGTTTCGCTGAACCCGACGGGCCGTGTGCCGACGCTGCAACTCGACGATATTGTCCTGACAGAAAGCGGCGCCATCACCGAATATCTGTGTGAGCGCTTTCCCGAGGCCGGCCTGGGTCGAGACCCAGGACACGCCGAACGTGCTGCGTGGCTGAACTGGCTTCATTTTGCCGAAACGATCAGCCATCACGCAGCGACCCTGACCCAGCAGCATATCATGCTGCGCGAGGATCATATGCGTTCGCCCATCATCATGCAGTTGGAGGCAAAGCGCCTGGCCCGCACGCTGCGCACCGTCGAGGCTGGTCTGTCGTCGGATTATCTGCTGTCGGAATTCTCTGCCGCCGATATCAGCGTGGGGCAGGCTGTCTATATGGCGATGCATTATGTGCGCCTCGATGACTTCCCCCGATTGACCGCCTGGTTTAATCGCCTGTGCGCCCGCCCGGCCTGGGCAAAGTCGCTGCCTGCCGGTGATGTCTTGTTCAAGCAGACCTTCTATCCGCCATGGGAGGCCTCGGACGCCCGCCCTGATCCGTCGCAGGTGAAGGTCCCCTCTGATGCCTGA
- a CDS encoding lysozyme inhibitor LprI family protein — translation MNILRSWLIFACLAAPATAQEAVFSPEATERCLENSRLRAERVACIGASSGVCMADGGGSYAESICFSEEGVFWDDRLNAVYQERMAAARRDDKSLADALLNFQRAWIVYRDARCDAVFAAWGEGTGRSPALAECIMRTTAEQALLLEDGL, via the coding sequence ATGAATATTCTGCGATCATGGCTGATTTTCGCGTGTCTTGCCGCACCGGCGACCGCGCAAGAGGCTGTCTTCAGCCCGGAGGCGACTGAACGCTGCCTGGAAAACAGCCGATTGCGGGCCGAACGCGTGGCCTGCATCGGGGCGTCCAGCGGGGTTTGCATGGCTGACGGGGGCGGGTCTTACGCCGAATCTATTTGTTTTAGTGAGGAAGGCGTTTTTTGGGATGACCGCCTGAACGCGGTCTATCAGGAACGGATGGCAGCGGCCCGGCGGGATGACAAATCCTTGGCTGATGCCTTGTTGAATTTTCAGCGCGCGTGGATCGTGTATCGCGACGCCCGCTGCGACGCCGTCTTTGCTGCCTGGGGCGAGGGGACTGGTCGCTCGCCGGCTTTGGCCGAATGTATTATGCGGACCACGGCCGAGCAGGCATTGCTTTTGGAGGACGGGCTGTGA
- a CDS encoding isovaleryl-CoA dehydrogenase yields MFHASMTFDLGEDVNALRDMVHAWAQERVKPMAAAIDANNAFPPELWPEMGALGLLGVTVDEDYGGAGMSYLAHTVAIEEIARASASVSLSYGAHSNLCVNQIKLNGNDEQKAKYLPRLISGEHVGALAMSEAGAGSDVVSMSLRAEKRNDHYRLNGNKYWITNGPDADTLVVYAKTDPDAGSKGITAFLIEKEMTGFSTSPHFDKLGMRGSNTAELIFDDVQVPFENVLGEEGKGVRVLMSGLDYERVVLAGIGLGIMAACLDEVMPYISSRKQFGEPIGNFQLMQGKIADMYTAMNSARAYVYEVARACDRGTVTRQDAAACCLYASEEAMKQAHQAVQAMGGAGFLNDAPVARIFRDAKLMEIGAGTSEIRRMLVGRELMGAMS; encoded by the coding sequence ATGTTTCACGCTTCAATGACGTTTGATCTTGGCGAGGATGTGAATGCCTTGCGCGATATGGTCCATGCCTGGGCGCAGGAGCGGGTCAAGCCGATGGCCGCTGCGATTGATGCCAATAACGCCTTTCCGCCAGAGCTTTGGCCGGAAATGGGGGCGTTGGGCCTTTTGGGTGTAACCGTCGATGAGGATTATGGCGGGGCAGGAATGTCCTACCTCGCGCACACAGTCGCCATTGAAGAAATCGCGCGCGCCAGCGCCTCTGTCTCATTGTCGTACGGGGCTCATTCCAACCTTTGCGTCAATCAGATCAAGCTGAACGGAAATGATGAACAAAAGGCAAAGTATCTGCCCCGGCTGATTTCCGGCGAACATGTTGGTGCGCTTGCCATGTCCGAGGCGGGGGCAGGATCGGACGTGGTGTCGATGTCGCTGCGCGCAGAAAAGCGCAACGACCATTATCGCCTGAACGGCAACAAATACTGGATCACCAATGGCCCGGATGCCGACACGCTGGTGGTCTATGCCAAGACCGATCCGGATGCCGGCTCAAAGGGGATCACGGCCTTTCTTATCGAAAAGGAAATGACCGGGTTCAGCACATCGCCGCATTTTGACAAGCTGGGCATGCGCGGGTCCAACACCGCCGAGTTGATCTTTGACGACGTGCAGGTTCCGTTTGAAAACGTGCTCGGCGAAGAGGGCAAAGGCGTGCGTGTCCTGATGTCAGGTCTGGATTACGAACGGGTGGTGCTGGCGGGTATTGGGTTGGGCATCATGGCCGCCTGTCTGGACGAGGTCATGCCCTATATCAGCAGCCGCAAGCAATTCGGCGAACCCATCGGGAACTTCCAGCTGATGCAGGGCAAGATCGCGGATATGTATACGGCGATGAATTCCGCCCGTGCCTATGTCTATGAAGTGGCCCGCGCCTGTGACCGGGGCACTGTCACACGGCAGGATGCGGCAGCCTGCTGTCTTTATGCCTCGGAAGAGGCGATGAAGCAGGCCCATCAGGCCGTTCAGGCGATGGGCGGGGCCGGGTTCCTGAATGACGCACCCGTTGCGCGGATTTTCCGCGATGCCAAGCTGATGGAGATCGGGGCAGGGACATCCGAAATCCGGCGCATGCTGGTCGGCCGCGAGTTGATGGGCGCGATGTCGTGA
- a CDS encoding acetyl/propionyl/methylcrotonyl-CoA carboxylase subunit alpha, protein MFDKILIANRGEIACRIIRTARAMGVRTVAVYSDADAGALHVTQADEAVRLGPAPVADSYLRGDLIVQAALDTGAQAIHPGYGFLSENPDFVDAVTAAGLVFIGPSAKAIRAMGLKDAAKALMAEAGVPVVPGYHGANQEAAHLAARAAEIGYPVLIKAVAGGGGKGMRLVNDADGFAEALASAQAEARTAFGNPHVLIEKYITTPRHIEMQVFGDGTDAVHLFERDCSLQRRHQKVIEEAPAPGMTDAVRQAMGEAAVTAARAIGYAGAGTIEFIVDGADGLHPDRFWFMEMNTRLQVEHPVTEAITGVDLVEWQLRVAAGEPLPAAQADLRITGHAFEARLYAEDVPAGFLPATGTLHHVTFPGAARIDSGVTAGSEISPWYDPMIAKLTVHGPDRVRALRKLSAALDQTRIAGTVTNLDFLRRLSRDPDFVAGDVDTGLIERGKDALCVAAVPTPRDVAIAAVVAANLPDGPLTGFTLWQPMQRDQYLRFADTDYCARLQVLDAARVDVSVGDDKVSLARNGADWGVSAERHGEHVTVFGPQTLTFAVVDPLARSSMAVGGDTVLAPMPGLVREVSVTAGQTVAAGDRLIVMEAMKMEHVLRAPRDGVVASVAAKQDDQVAAGALMVALEPLQ, encoded by the coding sequence ATGTTTGACAAGATACTGATCGCCAATCGTGGCGAGATTGCCTGCCGCATTATCCGCACCGCCCGCGCGATGGGTGTTCGGACCGTTGCAGTCTATTCTGATGCGGATGCCGGTGCTTTGCATGTCACCCAAGCGGACGAGGCCGTGCGCCTTGGACCTGCACCGGTTGCCGATAGCTACCTGCGCGGTGATCTGATTGTGCAGGCCGCCTTGGATACGGGCGCGCAGGCGATCCACCCCGGCTATGGGTTCTTATCCGAGAACCCTGATTTCGTGGATGCGGTCACGGCGGCCGGTCTGGTCTTCATCGGCCCGTCTGCCAAGGCCATTCGTGCCATGGGATTGAAAGATGCAGCCAAGGCACTGATGGCCGAGGCTGGCGTGCCGGTTGTTCCGGGCTATCACGGAGCCAATCAGGAGGCCGCGCATCTGGCCGCGCGTGCCGCCGAAATCGGCTATCCTGTGCTGATCAAGGCGGTGGCTGGCGGCGGCGGCAAGGGGATGCGTCTGGTCAATGATGCCGATGGTTTTGCCGAAGCGCTTGCCTCGGCCCAGGCGGAGGCGCGCACCGCCTTTGGCAATCCTCATGTGCTGATCGAGAAATATATCACCACCCCCCGCCATATCGAAATGCAGGTCTTTGGGGACGGCACCGATGCGGTTCATTTGTTTGAACGCGACTGTTCGCTGCAGCGTCGCCATCAGAAAGTGATCGAAGAGGCCCCCGCACCCGGCATGACCGATGCCGTCCGGCAGGCGATGGGCGAGGCTGCGGTGACCGCAGCCCGCGCGATTGGCTATGCAGGGGCCGGTACGATCGAGTTTATTGTTGATGGTGCGGATGGGCTGCACCCGGATCGTTTCTGGTTCATGGAAATGAACACCCGTCTGCAGGTCGAACATCCGGTGACCGAGGCAATTACCGGCGTCGATCTGGTCGAATGGCAGTTGCGGGTTGCCGCGGGCGAGCCCTTGCCAGCCGCGCAGGCAGATTTGCGCATCACCGGGCATGCCTTTGAGGCCCGGCTGTATGCCGAGGACGTCCCCGCCGGATTTCTGCCAGCAACAGGGACTTTGCATCATGTCACGTTTCCCGGCGCTGCCCGCATCGACAGCGGCGTGACCGCTGGGTCAGAGATTTCGCCCTGGTATGATCCGATGATTGCGAAGCTGACAGTGCATGGCCCCGACCGCGTCCGCGCCCTGCGCAAGCTTTCAGCGGCACTGGATCAGACCCGGATTGCCGGCACGGTCACCAACCTTGATTTTCTGCGCCGCTTGTCCCGGGATCCGGATTTCGTCGCAGGCGATGTGGATACCGGTCTGATTGAACGGGGCAAGGATGCCCTCTGCGTCGCGGCGGTGCCAACCCCGCGCGATGTCGCCATCGCGGCGGTTGTTGCGGCGAACCTGCCTGACGGTCCGTTGACGGGGTTCACCCTGTGGCAGCCGATGCAGCGTGACCAATATCTGCGCTTTGCTGACACTGACTATTGCGCCAGGTTGCAGGTGCTGGATGCCGCGCGGGTCGATGTGTCGGTTGGTGACGATAAGGTTTCACTGGCGCGCAATGGCGCGGATTGGGGTGTGTCCGCCGAACGCCACGGCGAACATGTCACCGTATTTGGCCCGCAGACACTGACTTTTGCGGTCGTTGATCCGCTGGCCCGATCCAGCATGGCCGTGGGTGGCGATACCGTGTTGGCGCCCATGCCAGGTCTTGTCCGCGAGGTCAGCGTCACCGCGGGGCAGACCGTGGCTGCCGGTGACCGATTGATCGTTATGGAGGCAATGAAGATGGAACATGTCTTGCGCGCCCCGCGCGACGGTGTTGTGGCCAGTGTGGCTGCGAAACAGGATGATCAGGTTGCAGCTGGCGCCTTGATGGTGGCGTTGGAGCCGTTGCAATGA
- a CDS encoding lysozyme inhibitor LprI family protein, with amino-acid sequence MTSTGAAAQELGVDAAAVRACHDSAQGWDVTPDCIGAAANLCQETPGGSTTVGIGACLAAEIAVWDEILNEEYQARRAEFSASAAELADALRDAQRAWIAFRDADCDLRYTLFQGGSIRSIVGANCRLSKTAQRAIELRDIGDL; translated from the coding sequence ATGACGAGCACAGGCGCAGCTGCGCAAGAGCTTGGGGTGGATGCTGCCGCAGTGCGCGCCTGTCATGATAGTGCGCAAGGATGGGATGTGACCCCGGATTGCATCGGCGCTGCGGCGAACTTATGCCAAGAGACGCCCGGCGGCAGCACAACCGTCGGCATCGGTGCGTGTCTGGCCGCGGAAATTGCCGTGTGGGATGAGATTTTGAATGAAGAATATCAGGCGCGCCGAGCTGAATTCTCCGCCTCGGCTGCGGAGCTAGCCGATGCGCTGCGCGACGCCCAACGGGCTTGGATCGCGTTTCGCGATGCTGATTGTGATTTGCGCTATACCCTGTTCCAAGGCGGCTCCATTCGGAGCATTGTTGGGGCGAATTGCCGTTTGTCGAAGACCGCGCAACGGGCGATTGAACTGCGCGATATAGGTGACCTATGA